One stretch of Thalassovita sp. DNA includes these proteins:
- a CDS encoding ABC transporter ATP-binding protein, which produces MTLLALRNVESFYGAIMALRGVSIDVPEGQIVTILGANGAGKTTLMKTISGLMDAEKGTIDFNGTRLNGMEPDKVVAQGLAHVPEGREVFPYLSVEENLRLGAYARKGGGVAEDIELVYSYFPILKERRAQSAGFLSGGQQQMLAIGRGLMARPKLMLLDEPSLGLSPLLTQEIFAIIKRLNAEQGVTMLLVEQNAHVALNTAHYGYVLEMGRIVMADSCAALKASEDIQEFYLGKQDASQRGEKRWKRRKTWR; this is translated from the coding sequence ATGACCCTGTTGGCGCTGCGCAATGTCGAAAGCTTTTACGGGGCCATCATGGCGCTGCGCGGGGTGTCGATTGATGTGCCAGAGGGGCAGATCGTCACCATTCTGGGGGCCAATGGCGCGGGCAAGACAACGCTGATGAAAACCATCTCGGGGCTGATGGACGCGGAAAAGGGCACCATCGATTTCAACGGCACGCGCCTGAACGGAATGGAGCCGGATAAGGTGGTTGCGCAGGGGCTGGCCCATGTGCCTGAAGGGCGCGAGGTGTTCCCCTACCTTAGCGTCGAAGAAAACCTGCGGCTGGGGGCCTATGCCCGCAAAGGCGGCGGCGTGGCCGAGGATATTGAGCTGGTCTACAGCTACTTCCCCATCCTGAAAGAACGCCGCGCGCAATCCGCCGGCTTCCTGTCGGGCGGGCAGCAGCAGATGCTGGCGATCGGGCGGGGCCTGATGGCGCGGCCCAAGCTGATGTTGCTGGATGAACCCAGCCTTGGCCTGTCGCCACTGCTGACGCAGGAAATCTTCGCCATCATAAAACGCCTCAACGCGGAACAGGGGGTGACCATGCTGTTGGTGGAACAGAACGCCCATGTGGCGCTGAACACCGCGCATTACGGCTATGTCCTTGAAATGGGGCGGATTGTCATGGCCGACAGCTGCGCGGCGCTGAAGGCCTCGGAAGATATTCAGGAGTTCTATCTGGGCAAACAGGATGCCAGCCAACGGGGCGAAAAACGCTGGAAGAGGCGCAAGACATGGCGATGA
- a CDS encoding long-chain fatty acid--CoA ligase, with product MTGTEMQDPITVEDCNTVVALWAKRCAVLGDQIAHREKTLGIWQAYSWRDYFEGARAVGLALEALGFKRGEVVQILSEDRREWLYCDLGIAAMGGVPSGVYTTDSASQLAYLMTDSGARFLFVENDEQLDKFLEARDQMPDVAKVIVFDRDGLAAFSDPQVMFWDDFLALGVEQATADPKRFDLALQQVKPEDPRMLIYTSGTTGPPKGAIITHRNILFQMNASRTTLRFEPTDELLCFLPLCHVLERLISVELPILVGCKVNFAESPETVFDNLREVSPHTFTGVPRIWEKIYSRLAIMRGEAGWLGRMAFDWAVAAGMAKVEADQEDRAFGPLARINLALADLLVLRNLRDLIGLARTRRCATGAAPISPELLRWFSAIGVNLCEGFGMTETAGVASVNTVDDNHMGTVGAPLPGLQVRIADNGEIQLHGPAIFGGYWNKPEKTAETFSEDGWLRTGDMGRVNNQGRLIITGRLKDIIITAGGKNITPAEIESRLKFSPYVSDAVVIGDRRKYLTCLIMIDQENVERFAQERQIPFSDFASLTRAPEVVALIGDLVRQVNGEFAQVEQIKDFRLIDILLTAEDEELTPTMKLKRNYVNQRHAALIDSMY from the coding sequence ATGACCGGGACAGAGATGCAGGACCCAATCACCGTTGAGGATTGCAATACGGTTGTGGCGCTTTGGGCGAAACGCTGTGCAGTGCTGGGGGATCAGATTGCCCACCGCGAAAAGACGCTGGGCATTTGGCAGGCCTACAGCTGGCGCGACTATTTTGAGGGCGCGCGGGCCGTTGGGCTGGCGCTGGAGGCGCTGGGCTTCAAACGCGGTGAGGTGGTGCAGATCCTCAGCGAAGACCGGCGCGAATGGCTGTACTGCGATCTGGGGATTGCGGCGATGGGCGGGGTGCCATCGGGCGTTTACACCACCGACAGTGCCAGCCAACTGGCCTATCTGATGACGGATTCCGGGGCACGCTTCCTGTTTGTGGAAAATGACGAACAGTTGGACAAGTTTCTGGAGGCGCGGGACCAGATGCCGGATGTGGCAAAGGTCATCGTCTTTGACCGCGATGGGCTGGCCGCGTTTTCCGATCCTCAGGTAATGTTCTGGGATGATTTTCTGGCGCTGGGCGTTGAACAGGCCACTGCGGATCCGAAACGGTTTGATCTGGCTCTGCAGCAGGTGAAACCAGAGGATCCGCGGATGTTGATCTACACTTCCGGCACCACCGGGCCGCCGAAAGGGGCGATCATCACCCACCGCAACATCCTGTTCCAGATGAACGCCAGCCGCACCACCTTGCGGTTTGAACCCACCGATGAGCTGCTGTGTTTCCTGCCCCTGTGTCACGTGCTGGAACGTCTGATCTCGGTCGAGTTGCCGATCCTTGTGGGCTGCAAGGTGAACTTTGCCGAAAGCCCCGAAACCGTCTTTGATAACCTGCGTGAGGTGTCGCCCCATACCTTCACTGGCGTGCCGCGGATCTGGGAAAAGATCTATTCGCGACTTGCCATCATGCGGGGCGAGGCCGGCTGGCTGGGACGGATGGCCTTTGACTGGGCCGTCGCGGCAGGCATGGCGAAAGTGGAGGCGGATCAAGAGGATCGCGCCTTTGGACCCTTGGCGCGGATCAATCTGGCGCTGGCCGATCTGTTGGTTTTGCGCAATCTGCGGGATCTGATCGGTCTGGCCCGCACCCGGCGCTGCGCCACCGGGGCCGCACCGATCAGCCCTGAGTTGCTGCGCTGGTTCAGCGCCATTGGGGTGAACCTGTGCGAAGGCTTTGGGATGACCGAAACCGCAGGCGTTGCCTCGGTCAATACGGTGGATGACAACCACATGGGCACCGTCGGCGCGCCGTTACCGGGGCTGCAGGTGCGCATTGCCGATAACGGTGAGATCCAGCTGCACGGCCCGGCCATCTTTGGCGGCTATTGGAACAAACCGGAAAAAACCGCCGAAACCTTTAGCGAAGACGGCTGGCTGCGCACCGGGGATATGGGGCGGGTCAACAATCAGGGGCGGCTGATCATTACCGGCCGGTTGAAAGACATCATCATCACCGCGGGCGGCAAAAACATCACCCCGGCCGAGATCGAAAGCCGCCTGAAGTTTTCGCCCTATGTCTCGGACGCGGTGGTGATCGGCGATCGGCGCAAATATCTGACCTGCCTGATCATGATCGATCAGGAAAACGTTGAACGTTTTGCGCAGGAACGCCAGATCCCGTTTTCCGATTTCGCCTCGCTCACCCGCGCGCCGGAGGTGGTGGCGCTCATCGGTGATCTGGTGCGGCAGGTGAACGGCGAATTTGCGCAGGTTGAACAGATCAAGGATTTCCGCCTCATCGATATTCTGCTGACCGCAGAGGATGAGGAACTGACCCCAACCATGAAATTGAAGAGGAACTACGTAAACCAGCGCCATGCGGCGTTGATCGACAGCATGTACTGA
- a CDS encoding ABC transporter substrate-binding protein gives MKMWKALAAAAALAVASGGAQAESGVSEDEIKIGGAHDLSGIFAPFSVPAVKAAQLYFDEVNEAGGVHGRKITYIVEDHGYQVPKAVQAANKLVNRDQVFAMLLSLGTPHNLAMFKLMGPKGVPNISPLTAARQMVDPPAPWKFAGNASYYDGVKATTEYMAAEQGSSTFCLMFLPTDFGVEIQAGLKDGAVAAGKSYGVETKHKPDETDFSGALGKIKEGGCDTVGLALGVSQTINVIATANKLGMSDVKFVLSSAGFHTVVAKGLAAQGVMGGVYAGAGWQDLEARLAEPAVGGWVKAYTEATGEKFPGTGALLGRSGAELLVRGLEAAGPDLTREGFIAAMEGLSFQDEISGYPVALSADNHVAGRSVFVSAVENGSWKLLKTLD, from the coding sequence ATGAAGATGTGGAAAGCACTGGCCGCAGCGGCGGCCTTGGCGGTGGCGTCCGGTGGCGCGCAGGCTGAAAGCGGTGTCTCAGAGGATGAGATCAAGATTGGCGGGGCGCATGACCTCTCTGGTATTTTCGCGCCCTTTTCTGTCCCGGCGGTGAAGGCGGCGCAGCTCTATTTTGATGAGGTCAACGAAGCCGGTGGCGTGCATGGCCGCAAGATCACCTATATCGTCGAAGACCACGGCTATCAGGTGCCCAAGGCGGTGCAGGCGGCCAATAAGCTGGTCAACCGCGATCAGGTGTTTGCCATGCTGCTGAGCCTGGGCACACCGCATAATCTGGCGATGTTCAAACTGATGGGGCCCAAGGGCGTGCCCAATATCAGCCCGCTGACCGCGGCACGTCAGATGGTTGATCCGCCCGCGCCGTGGAAATTTGCCGGCAATGCCTCTTACTACGACGGGGTGAAGGCGACCACTGAGTATATGGCGGCGGAACAGGGGTCTTCGACCTTCTGTCTGATGTTCCTGCCCACCGATTTTGGGGTTGAGATTCAGGCCGGGCTGAAAGATGGCGCTGTGGCTGCGGGTAAGAGTTATGGCGTTGAAACCAAACACAAACCTGATGAAACCGATTTCTCCGGCGCCTTGGGTAAAATCAAGGAAGGTGGTTGTGACACCGTTGGCTTGGCGCTGGGGGTCAGCCAGACCATCAACGTGATCGCAACCGCCAATAAGCTGGGCATGAGTGACGTGAAATTTGTGCTCTCATCAGCTGGGTTCCACACCGTTGTGGCCAAAGGGCTGGCGGCGCAGGGCGTCATGGGCGGCGTTTATGCAGGGGCCGGCTGGCAGGATCTGGAGGCCCGGCTGGCGGAGCCCGCGGTGGGCGGCTGGGTCAAAGCCTACACAGAAGCGACCGGCGAAAAATTCCCTGGCACAGGCGCATTGCTGGGCCGATCCGGTGCGGAATTGCTGGTGCGTGGGCTGGAAGCGGCTGGTCCGGATCTGACCCGCGAAGGGTTCATCGCAGCGATGGAGGGACTGTCCTTCCAGGATGAGATTTCGGGATATCCGGTGGCGCTGAGCGCTGACAATCACGTGGCGGGGCGCAGTGTTTTTGTCTCGGCCGTGGAAAATGGATCCTGGAAACTGTTGAAGACGCTCGACTGA
- a CDS encoding AAA family ATPase, giving the protein MTRRIYITGAAGTGVSSLGRALAQRLHVSHADVDDSYWCEDEPPFVTRRPKPARRSCLLDQRGTGGWVMSGCLEGWGEDLIEEADLFVFLMVPTPIRIDRLLRRERHDYGRRILPGGDMHRSHERLISWAARYDDPDFAGRNMYRQEAWLDRQTTPVLRMGGTLPLLRLVDQVMAHKAIRRTYA; this is encoded by the coding sequence ATGACGCGTCGGATTTATATAACCGGTGCGGCCGGCACCGGTGTCAGCAGCCTTGGCCGCGCTCTGGCGCAGCGGCTGCATGTATCCCATGCGGATGTTGATGACAGCTATTGGTGTGAAGACGAGCCGCCCTTTGTGACAAGGCGACCAAAACCAGCGCGGCGCAGCTGCCTGCTGGACCAACGTGGCACGGGCGGTTGGGTCATGAGTGGCTGCCTGGAAGGTTGGGGCGAAGACTTGATTGAGGAGGCTGATCTCTTTGTCTTCCTCATGGTGCCCACGCCGATCCGTATTGACCGTCTGCTGCGCCGTGAACGCCATGATTATGGCCGGCGCATCCTGCCCGGGGGAGACATGCATCGCAGCCATGAACGGCTGATTTCCTGGGCCGCGCGCTATGATGATCCGGACTTTGCCGGGCGCAACATGTACCGGCAGGAGGCCTGGCTCGACCGTCAGACCACGCCGGTGCTACGCATGGGGGGCACACTGCCACTGCTGCGGCTGGTAGATCAGGTGATGGCACATAAAGCGATCCGGCGGACCTACGCCTGA
- a CDS encoding Dabb family protein, translated as MLRHIVFFTARDPKDRDRIYDGLSLLTQSRHARHFEIGRNLKSDLIHGAAPDFVVYGEFEDEAQLAAFKADPLYQQSIDVVRPLRDLRMAADFLSY; from the coding sequence ATGCTACGTCACATCGTCTTTTTCACCGCCCGCGATCCCAAAGACCGCGACAGGATCTATGACGGTCTGTCCCTGCTGACCCAGAGCCGCCATGCCCGCCATTTCGAAATCGGCCGCAACCTGAAGTCTGACCTGATCCACGGCGCGGCGCCTGATTTTGTTGTCTATGGTGAGTTTGAGGACGAGGCACAGCTGGCCGCCTTCAAGGCAGATCCGCTGTATCAGCAATCCATCGATGTGGTCAGGCCCCTACGGGATCTGCGGATGGCGGCGGATTTCCTCAGTTACTAG
- the purU gene encoding formyltetrahydrofolate deformylase yields MTTLALTVQCPSTRGIVAAIANFLADQGCNLTDSAQFDDAETGNFFMRVSFRSETGADRAALEAAFAEVARTFDMTFAFHDETEKMKVVLMVSRFGHCLNDLLYRWRIGALPIDIVAVISNHMDYQKVVVNHDIPFHCIKVTKANKAEAEAAQMAIIEESGAELVVLARYMQVLSDEMCQKMSGRIINIHHSFLPSFKGANPYKQAFERGVKLIGATSHYVTADLDEGPIIEQDIIRVTHAQSAEDYVSLGRDVEAQVLARAIHAHIHHRVFLNGNKTVVFPASPGSHASERMG; encoded by the coding sequence ATGACCACCCTCGCCCTTACTGTGCAATGCCCCTCCACCCGCGGCATCGTCGCCGCCATCGCCAATTTTCTGGCCGATCAGGGCTGCAACCTGACAGACAGCGCCCAGTTTGATGATGCGGAAACCGGCAATTTCTTCATGCGGGTAAGCTTCCGTTCTGAAACCGGGGCCGACCGCGCCGCGCTGGAGGCTGCTTTTGCCGAGGTGGCACGCACTTTTGACATGACATTTGCCTTCCATGATGAGACCGAGAAGATGAAGGTTGTCTTGATGGTCTCCCGCTTTGGGCATTGTCTGAATGATCTGCTCTACCGCTGGCGCATCGGCGCGCTGCCGATTGATATCGTGGCGGTGATCTCAAATCACATGGATTATCAGAAGGTTGTGGTGAACCACGACATTCCCTTCCATTGCATCAAAGTGACCAAAGCCAATAAGGCCGAGGCCGAAGCCGCCCAGATGGCGATCATCGAAGAGAGCGGCGCGGAGCTGGTGGTGCTGGCGCGCTACATGCAGGTGCTGTCAGATGAGATGTGCCAGAAAATGTCCGGCCGGATCATCAATATCCACCATTCCTTCCTGCCCTCCTTCAAAGGTGCAAACCCGTACAAACAGGCGTTTGAGCGCGGTGTGAAACTCATCGGGGCAACCTCTCACTATGTGACGGCCGATCTGGATGAAGGCCCGATCATCGAACAGGACATCATCCGCGTCACCCATGCCCAAAGCGCTGAGGATTACGTCAGCCTGGGCCGCGACGTTGAGGCGCAGGTGCTAGCCCGCGCCATTCATGCCCATATCCATCATCGCGTTTTTCTCAATGGAAACAAAACCGTAGTCTTCCCCGCCAGCCCTGGCAGCCACGCCTCGGAACGGATGGGATAA
- a CDS encoding FAD-binding oxidoreductase codes for MTEQPARKTVVVIGAGILGVSTAIWAQRDGHDVILVDREGPAAGASYGNAGLLASSAVVPVTTPDLWVKAPGMILNPQSPLFLRWSYLPRMLPWLIRFMSHATDAKTRAAAGALFPIIGDSLADHQALAAGTGAEKYIVPTEYLYLYGSRASYEAAQYSWQIKKSLGFQPTEYEGAALKAKDPAFSDQIGFAAAVPDHGRISDPGAYVTALADHVVASGGRLVIGEVSDIAHENGRVTGVRVGGETLACDAAVVTAGAWSGALGRALGLRLPLETERGYHVELWNPSKMPKTPAMVSSGSFVMTPMEGRLRLAGIVELGGLKAGPSKAPINLLRSHLAKVMPDLTWEETTEWMGFRPTLSDSVPIIDEVAEIKGVYMGLGHQHVGLTGGSKTGRLLAQMMAGQRINLDMTPYRLDRFRGV; via the coding sequence ATGACAGAGCAGCCAGCGCGCAAAACAGTTGTGGTGATTGGGGCAGGGATCCTTGGGGTCTCCACCGCGATCTGGGCGCAACGGGATGGCCATGATGTGATCCTTGTCGATCGCGAAGGCCCGGCGGCGGGCGCGTCTTATGGCAATGCGGGTTTGCTGGCCTCCTCGGCGGTGGTGCCGGTGACCACGCCGGATCTTTGGGTCAAGGCCCCGGGTATGATCCTGAACCCGCAAAGCCCGCTGTTCCTGCGCTGGTCCTACCTGCCGCGGATGTTGCCCTGGCTGATTCGCTTCATGTCCCATGCCACCGATGCCAAAACCCGCGCTGCGGCAGGTGCGCTGTTCCCGATCATCGGCGACAGTCTGGCCGATCATCAGGCGCTGGCGGCGGGCACGGGGGCTGAAAAATACATCGTTCCCACGGAATACCTTTACCTTTATGGCTCCCGCGCCAGCTATGAGGCGGCGCAATATTCCTGGCAGATCAAGAAATCGCTGGGGTTCCAGCCCACTGAATATGAGGGCGCGGCGCTGAAGGCGAAGGATCCCGCCTTTTCCGATCAGATCGGGTTTGCGGCGGCGGTGCCGGATCATGGCCGGATCAGCGATCCCGGCGCCTATGTCACGGCGTTGGCGGATCACGTGGTCGCCTCGGGCGGGCGATTGGTTATTGGCGAGGTCAGCGACATCGCGCATGAAAACGGCCGTGTGACCGGCGTTCGGGTGGGGGGCGAGACCCTGGCCTGTGACGCAGCGGTGGTGACGGCGGGCGCCTGGTCCGGGGCCTTGGGCCGTGCGCTGGGGCTGCGGCTGCCGTTGGAAACCGAACGCGGCTATCATGTGGAACTGTGGAACCCGTCCAAGATGCCGAAAACGCCCGCCATGGTTTCGTCCGGCTCTTTCGTGATGACCCCGATGGAGGGGCGGTTGCGTTTGGCCGGGATTGTGGAATTGGGCGGGCTGAAGGCCGGGCCCTCGAAAGCGCCGATCAACCTGTTGCGCAGCCATCTGGCCAAGGTGATGCCGGACCTCACCTGGGAAGAAACCACCGAATGGATGGGGTTCCGCCCCACGCTCAGCGACTCGGTCCCGATCATCGATGAAGTTGCGGAGATCAAAGGGGTCTACATGGGGCTGGGCCATCAGCACGTGGGCCTGACGGGCGGGTCCAAAACCGGCCGGTTGCTGGCGCAGATGATGGCAGGTCAACGCATCAACCTGGATATGACGCCCTACCGGCTGGACCGGTTTCGCGGCGTCTGA
- a CDS encoding 5-oxoprolinase subunit PxpA, with amino-acid sequence MGLSVDLNADMGESFGEWNLGDDSALLGIVTSANVACGFHAGDPDVMLKTMKMAVDNNVGIGAHPGFDDLRGFGRYRMQVPLPSLANQVRYQVGAAQAMARAAGGEVRHLKLHGALANMCSENQDMARACYEAALSVAPEIIIMVLAATAQQRAVEELGATFVGEIFADRAYNDDATLVDRSKPGAVIHDSAIAGPRIAEMVKAGAIITESGKHIETQIDTICLHGDTPEAVEIARSVRSALEGDGIEVKTFRT; translated from the coding sequence ATGGGCCTGTCAGTCGATCTTAACGCCGATATGGGCGAAAGCTTTGGCGAGTGGAATCTGGGCGATGATTCTGCGCTTCTGGGCATTGTGACCTCAGCCAATGTGGCCTGTGGCTTTCACGCAGGGGATCCGGATGTGATGCTGAAGACCATGAAGATGGCGGTGGACAACAACGTCGGCATCGGGGCGCATCCGGGTTTTGATGACCTGCGTGGCTTTGGTCGTTACCGGATGCAGGTGCCGCTGCCGTCGCTGGCCAATCAGGTGCGCTATCAGGTGGGTGCGGCCCAGGCGATGGCGCGGGCTGCAGGCGGCGAAGTGCGGCATCTGAAACTGCATGGGGCACTGGCCAATATGTGTTCGGAAAATCAGGACATGGCGCGCGCCTGTTATGAGGCAGCGCTGTCGGTTGCGCCTGAGATCATCATCATGGTGCTGGCCGCCACTGCCCAACAGCGCGCGGTGGAAGAGCTGGGCGCCACTTTCGTGGGTGAGATTTTTGCTGATCGGGCCTATAACGATGACGCCACGCTGGTGGATCGCTCAAAACCCGGCGCGGTGATCCATGATTCGGCCATCGCCGGCCCGCGGATCGCTGAAATGGTCAAGGCGGGCGCGATCATCACCGAAAGCGGCAAACATATCGAAACCCAGATCGATACCATCTGCCTGCACGGCGACACGCCGGAAGCGGTGGAGATCGCCCGTTCGGTTCGCAGCGCGCTGGAAGGCGACGGGATTGAGGTGAAAACCTTCCGCACCTGA
- the truA gene encoding tRNA pseudouridine(38-40) synthase TruA gives MPRFALLVEYHGAPFAGWQRQADQPSVQGAIEAALAKLEPGEHTIAAAGRTDAGVHALAQVAHCDLSKDWDPFRLSEALNYHLKPAPVAITRAARVEDDWHARFSAHERRYTFRLLMRRAPATHDAGLVWQVSHQLDAAAMREAAQHLIGLHDFTTFRSSICQAASPVKTLDELTITEVDGWSGPELRFFLRARSFLHNQVRSFVGTLERVGAGAWAPERVRDALEAADRSACGPVCPPQGLYLAGVGYQDDPFPAQK, from the coding sequence ATGCCTAGATTTGCGCTTCTTGTTGAATACCATGGTGCCCCGTTTGCCGGTTGGCAACGACAGGCCGATCAGCCCTCTGTGCAGGGGGCGATTGAGGCGGCTTTGGCCAAGTTGGAGCCCGGCGAGCACACCATCGCCGCCGCCGGGCGCACCGATGCCGGAGTGCATGCGTTGGCGCAGGTGGCCCATTGCGACCTCAGCAAAGACTGGGACCCGTTCCGCCTGTCCGAAGCGCTGAACTATCACCTGAAACCCGCCCCCGTTGCGATCACCCGGGCAGCGCGGGTTGAGGATGACTGGCACGCCCGGTTTTCCGCACATGAGCGGCGCTATACCTTCCGCCTGCTGATGCGGCGCGCGCCCGCCACCCATGACGCCGGGCTGGTCTGGCAGGTGTCCCATCAGCTGGATGCCGCAGCGATGCGCGAAGCCGCGCAGCACCTGATTGGGCTGCATGATTTCACCACTTTCCGCTCCTCGATCTGTCAGGCGGCCAGCCCGGTCAAAACGCTGGACGAGTTGACCATCACCGAGGTTGACGGCTGGTCCGGGCCCGAGCTGCGCTTTTTCCTGCGCGCCCGCAGCTTCCTGCACAACCAGGTGCGCAGCTTTGTTGGCACATTGGAACGGGTCGGCGCCGGTGCATGGGCGCCGGAGCGCGTGCGTGACGCGTTGGAAGCGGCTGATCGATCTGCCTGCGGGCCGGTCTGCCCGCCTCAGGGTCTGTATCTGGCCGGCGTCGGCTATCAGGATGATCCCTTCCCGGCACAAAAATAA
- a CDS encoding YcjX family protein — protein sequence MVITSIADAVTRQVEAVGDSVNEALFEPVIRLGVTGLARSGKTVFITSLVANLLDRGRMPQLVAAADGRIEAAYLQPQPDDTVARFAYEENLAALTGPTPHWPDNTRGVSELRLSLKVRPTGMLAGMRAARTVHLDIVDYPGEWLLDLALLDKSYEDWCSHVLTRLAGRDEATAYLAAMAGVDAEAPFEEVAAKALAGHFTDYLQAARLAGYSDCTPGRFLLPGDLAGSPVLSFAPLPVIDGRPARGTLRREMARRYEAYKSKVVKLFFRDHFARIDRQVVLVDALGAIHNGPPALEDLRQSMADILGAFRPGRNAFLTRLLGGKRVEKILFAATKSDHLHHSQHPRLSAILQALLREAKDRADFAGAQTHALALASLRTTTEASLTHHGQEVDCVRGLLLDSGKRAAFYPGKLPEDPAHLLSPARQGAERWLDQDYAVMRFAPAPLSLRPGEGPPHIRLDRAAQFLIGDKL from the coding sequence TTGGTCATTACCTCTATTGCAGATGCGGTGACCCGTCAGGTCGAAGCGGTGGGCGACAGCGTCAATGAGGCGCTGTTTGAGCCGGTGATCCGTTTGGGTGTGACGGGGCTGGCGCGGTCCGGCAAGACGGTGTTCATCACCTCTTTGGTCGCAAACCTGCTGGACCGGGGGCGCATGCCTCAGTTGGTGGCTGCCGCTGATGGCCGGATTGAGGCCGCCTATCTGCAGCCGCAGCCGGATGACACCGTGGCCCGCTTTGCCTATGAGGAAAACCTAGCCGCGCTGACCGGACCCACCCCGCATTGGCCCGACAACACCCGTGGTGTCAGCGAATTGCGCCTGTCGCTGAAGGTGCGCCCCACCGGCATGCTGGCCGGGATGCGGGCGGCGCGGACGGTGCATTTGGATATTGTCGACTACCCCGGCGAATGGCTGCTGGATCTGGCACTGCTGGACAAAAGCTATGAGGATTGGTGCAGCCATGTGCTGACCCGGCTGGCCGGGCGCGATGAGGCAACCGCCTATCTGGCGGCGATGGCGGGCGTGGACGCCGAGGCCCCGTTTGAGGAGGTTGCGGCCAAGGCGCTGGCGGGTCATTTCACCGATTACCTGCAGGCCGCGCGGCTGGCAGGCTATTCCGATTGCACCCCCGGTCGTTTCCTGCTGCCCGGCGATCTGGCGGGATCCCCGGTGCTGAGTTTTGCGCCCCTGCCGGTTATCGATGGGCGGCCCGCGCGCGGCACGCTGCGCCGGGAAATGGCGCGCCGCTATGAGGCCTATAAATCAAAGGTGGTGAAACTGTTCTTTCGCGATCACTTCGCCCGGATTGACCGGCAGGTGGTGCTGGTGGATGCGCTGGGGGCCATTCACAACGGTCCACCGGCGTTGGAGGATCTGCGCCAGTCGATGGCAGATATCCTTGGCGCGTTTCGCCCCGGTCGCAATGCGTTTCTGACCCGGCTTTTGGGCGGCAAGCGGGTGGAGAAGATCCTCTTCGCGGCGACGAAATCCGACCATTTGCATCATTCGCAGCACCCGCGTCTGTCTGCCATTCTGCAGGCCCTCTTGCGCGAGGCGAAGGACCGCGCCGATTTCGCCGGGGCGCAGACCCATGCGTTGGCCTTGGCCTCGCTGCGGACCACGACCGAGGCCAGCCTGACCCATCACGGCCAAGAGGTGGACTGTGTGAGGGGCTTACTGCTGGACAGTGGCAAGCGCGCCGCCTTTTATCCCGGGAAACTGCCAGAGGATCCGGCACATTTGTTGTCACCGGCGCGGCAGGGGGCGGAACGCTGGTTGGATCAGGATTATGCCGTGATGCGGTTTGCCCCGGCGCCCTTGTCTTTGCGTCCCGGCGAAGGTCCACCGCATATCCGGCTGGACCGCGCAGCGCAGTTTCTGATTGGGGATAAGCTATGA
- a CDS encoding GNAT family N-acetyltransferase, producing the protein MTATLRAATPLDAGAVGAILHGFNRDTAWMPKLYSEAETISFASVMIDRGWVRVAECETDRQAERETVIGFIARDGAEICSLYLTPDAQGQGIGVQLLEEAKAQSSVLELWAFEANKDARRFYVREGFQEVARSDGARNEEGLPDVRLRWQRGVAA; encoded by the coding sequence ATGACCGCGACCCTGCGCGCGGCCACGCCGCTGGACGCCGGTGCGGTGGGCGCCATCCTGCATGGCTTCAACCGCGATACGGCGTGGATGCCGAAGCTCTATTCTGAGGCGGAAACCATCAGCTTTGCCAGCGTCATGATCGATCGCGGCTGGGTGCGGGTGGCCGAGTGTGAGACAGACCGTCAGGCGGAGCGCGAGACCGTGATCGGCTTCATCGCGCGTGACGGGGCTGAGATCTGTTCGCTGTATCTGACGCCAGATGCGCAGGGGCAGGGGATCGGGGTCCAGCTGCTGGAGGAGGCGAAAGCGCAGTCTTCTGTGTTGGAGCTCTGGGCCTTTGAGGCAAATAAAGACGCCCGGCGGTTTTATGTCCGCGAAGGGTTTCAGGAAGTGGCGCGTTCGGACGGGGCGCGCAACGAAGAGGGGCTGCCGGATGTGCGGCTGCGTTGGCAAAGAGGTGTGGCAGCATGA